One window of Paludibacter propionicigenes WB4 genomic DNA carries:
- a CDS encoding RNA recognition motif domain-containing protein encodes MNIYVGNLSYKVRENDLQGVIEEYGQVESCKIIKDRETGKSKGFAFVEMADDAAAAKVIEELNGAEFDGRSMVVKEARPRN; translated from the coding sequence ATGAACATTTACGTAGGTAACTTAAGTTACAAAGTTCGCGAAAATGACCTTCAAGGGGTTATTGAAGAGTATGGTCAAGTTGAGTCTTGCAAAATTATCAAAGATCGCGAAACAGGAAAATCAAAAGGATTTGCATTTGTAGAAATGGCTGACGACGCTGCTGCTGCAAAAGTAATCGAAGAATTAAACGGAGCTGAATTTGATGGCCGTTCAATGGTTGTTAAAGAAGCACGCCCAAGAAACTAA
- a CDS encoding CPBP family intramembrane glutamic endopeptidase → MSNLKGLYTQSSVFSKLLILIGLLFVFAVSGSIIWLLITHGNMNDTGSLKLLQLIQSIAVFILPSIVLAYLCSNNMKVFLSLDKPINWVAVLFVILFMILIVPFINLLGDLNQRLVLPDALSGLEKMMKSSENDRAALATKFLNVHNLPALFFNIFLIAIIPAIGEELFFRGAIQGVLRQKLNVKLAIWITAVVFSAIHMQFYGFVPRMLLGAFFGYLLVWSGNLWLSIVAHFSNNVLAVIFYYLKNNGYKVPDIDTIGTGNTLWIGLVSGVIAILGFWFFSRYFHKCDKRTLNL, encoded by the coding sequence ATGAGCAATTTAAAAGGATTGTATACTCAAAGCAGCGTTTTCTCCAAGCTGCTTATACTTATTGGTTTGTTATTCGTGTTCGCGGTGTCCGGATCGATAATCTGGCTATTGATAACGCACGGAAATATGAATGATACCGGTTCATTGAAACTGCTACAGCTGATTCAATCTATAGCTGTGTTTATCTTGCCGTCCATAGTGTTGGCGTATCTTTGCTCAAATAACATGAAAGTTTTTTTGTCTTTAGATAAGCCAATCAACTGGGTTGCTGTTTTGTTTGTAATCTTGTTTATGATACTTATCGTTCCTTTTATCAATTTGTTAGGAGATCTGAACCAGCGATTGGTTTTGCCCGATGCTTTATCGGGCTTAGAAAAAATGATGAAATCTTCCGAAAATGATAGAGCTGCACTTGCCACGAAATTTCTTAATGTCCACAACTTACCGGCATTGTTTTTTAATATTTTTTTAATAGCCATTATCCCGGCAATAGGTGAGGAGCTCTTTTTTCGGGGAGCAATTCAAGGAGTACTTCGACAGAAACTGAATGTAAAGCTGGCTATCTGGATAACAGCGGTAGTATTCAGTGCTATTCACATGCAATTTTATGGCTTTGTTCCACGTATGCTTCTCGGAGCTTTTTTTGGATATTTACTTGTATGGAGCGGTAATCTATGGTTGTCTATAGTGGCGCATTTTAGCAATAATGTGCTGGCTGTAATTTTTTATTATCTGAAGAATAATGGATATAAAGTTCCGGACATTGATACGATAGGTACCGGTAATACTCTCTGGATAGGTCTTGTTAGCGGGGTAATTGCAATTCTTGGTTTTTGGTTTTTTTCGCGCTATTTTCATAAATGCGATAAAAGAACTTTGAACTTATGA
- a CDS encoding tpr domain-containing protein codes for MEKYAKNIILFLLLILLVSGCSTNKNSWLSRNYQALNTRFNVYFNGDVSYNDGLKNIQRAHKEDYSGIIPMYPISVHSNANSAQSNMDLAIEKCRKAIKLHSIKVKPQKNYKRSNSPEYKLFYNQEEFNPAMKDVWLLQGKAEFHKADFLGSVGTFSYIIRHFESDKNLQVTCQLWIARAYGEMGWMYEAEQVLSGIQQNNLTHTNVGLFAAVNADILLKKHLYKEAIPFVQLALSKETDKYYKQRFSYLLAQLYQKSNDKKAAYDSYTKVINLNAPYEMEFNARVNRAQLNQGKISDIRKELLALMKNRKNKDYLDLLYFALGNTYLQHADTLQAIENYKLSADKSTQKGLAKAATLITLGDIYYTKRKYVLAQPCYEEAGRIITKDHEDYNRVSRLGEMLGELVVQNNIVVLQDSLQRLSAMSEDKRLEVVNKIITKLTADEKAAAEKEAKEKQEAIAEAESESESMGQPIGMNNLNRLNKKAIGGSTGEWYFYNPNAIKSGEAEFLKKWGKRKLEDNWRRMNKSSSVFAEENTTKNETVKEAADTTVNSKAISENKRPEFYLKQIPVSAAQIEKSNADIATALFTMGQIYKDKIEDVPMSIATFEEFCRRFGSDKRVADAYFNIYQIQLKSGNQDQANVYRTKLITDFPDSKYQKILSQSDYAVRLENMYKEQDSIYSLTYKAFNQSDYKTVYKQVAYAKQNFPLSTLMPKFLFLNALSIGKSDKEENFRTALNDLLKSYPESDVSAMAKDILALMRQGKEAIQGTSGGSLLTRREEKSVRLEDNKESNQQFTAEKDGRHRVLFISQVKDGVINKLLYNIASFNFSRFMIKDFDLVVSKLDSTRNVLAVTNFESYDEAVWYLNSVSTDASLMNLLDQYKVQKVIISDKNFALVKTTVNLDDYLLFHGKIPENKQGTRVVLNTPPVIEEKVIANDNSTKPVEKKVEPTVGKTVQKPEEKRETKLSEKPVENLSVAKAADKPIEKPVQPQVSATKTQTVSKPDMTVQKVEVIEKETPAVIPAKPKQETVVPLFKGLFAYRANEPHFVAIFIVSGSIDFAKTKSAFDEYNAKNYGIMNLKVSLENMNNQKMVLVGPLNDAQIAKSYLLRMVKEKTLYEGLKAANYRNIISTQENLNTIVQKNQLKTYFEFMQEYYLK; via the coding sequence TTGGAAAAATACGCTAAAAATATAATTCTGTTTCTGCTGCTAATACTGCTTGTTAGTGGCTGTTCTACCAATAAGAACTCCTGGCTGTCCAGAAATTATCAGGCTTTAAACACACGTTTTAATGTCTACTTTAATGGCGATGTTAGCTATAACGATGGATTAAAAAATATCCAAAGGGCACACAAGGAAGATTATTCGGGCATTATTCCGATGTACCCGATAAGCGTGCATTCCAATGCAAATTCTGCGCAAAGCAATATGGATTTGGCGATTGAAAAATGTCGAAAAGCCATAAAATTACATTCTATAAAAGTAAAACCCCAGAAAAACTATAAGCGAAGTAATTCTCCTGAATATAAGTTGTTTTATAATCAGGAGGAGTTTAATCCGGCCATGAAAGATGTGTGGCTTCTACAAGGAAAGGCTGAATTTCACAAAGCAGATTTTCTAGGGTCAGTAGGAACGTTTTCGTACATTATAAGGCACTTTGAATCAGATAAAAATTTGCAGGTAACGTGTCAGTTATGGATAGCAAGGGCATACGGCGAAATGGGCTGGATGTATGAAGCTGAGCAGGTACTTTCAGGAATTCAGCAAAATAATCTCACGCATACCAATGTCGGTCTTTTTGCGGCTGTAAATGCCGACATATTATTGAAGAAGCATCTGTACAAAGAAGCTATTCCGTTTGTGCAACTGGCTTTATCGAAAGAGACCGATAAGTATTACAAACAGCGCTTTTCATACCTGCTGGCGCAGCTTTATCAAAAGTCGAATGATAAAAAGGCAGCCTATGATTCCTATACTAAAGTAATAAATTTAAACGCTCCTTACGAAATGGAGTTTAATGCCAGAGTAAACAGAGCGCAATTAAATCAGGGAAAAATCTCAGATATTCGGAAAGAGTTGCTCGCTCTGATGAAGAACCGGAAAAATAAGGATTATCTTGATTTATTGTATTTTGCATTGGGAAATACATATCTACAACATGCAGATACCCTGCAAGCGATTGAAAATTATAAACTTTCGGCTGATAAAAGTACTCAAAAAGGTTTAGCCAAAGCTGCCACTCTCATTACCCTGGGCGATATTTATTATACTAAAAGGAAATATGTACTTGCTCAACCATGCTATGAAGAAGCAGGAAGAATCATAACAAAAGATCATGAGGACTACAACCGTGTTAGCCGGCTGGGTGAGATGCTGGGCGAGTTGGTAGTGCAAAACAACATTGTAGTACTACAGGATAGTTTACAACGACTGTCGGCAATGAGCGAAGATAAGCGTCTTGAAGTGGTGAATAAAATCATTACTAAATTAACCGCAGATGAAAAAGCTGCCGCAGAGAAAGAAGCGAAAGAAAAACAAGAAGCTATCGCTGAAGCAGAATCCGAGTCGGAATCCATGGGGCAGCCTATTGGGATGAATAACCTGAATAGACTAAATAAAAAAGCCATAGGAGGAAGTACAGGCGAGTGGTATTTCTATAATCCGAATGCTATAAAGAGTGGCGAGGCTGAGTTTTTGAAGAAATGGGGTAAACGTAAGCTAGAGGACAACTGGAGGCGTATGAATAAGTCCAGCTCTGTTTTTGCTGAAGAGAATACGACTAAAAATGAAACGGTTAAGGAGGCTGCCGATACAACAGTCAATTCCAAAGCTATTAGTGAAAACAAACGGCCGGAATTTTATCTGAAGCAAATACCTGTTTCGGCTGCACAAATTGAAAAGTCAAATGCCGATATAGCTACGGCTTTATTCACCATGGGACAAATCTATAAGGATAAAATTGAGGACGTTCCGATGTCAATAGCTACATTCGAAGAATTTTGCCGCAGATTTGGTTCGGATAAACGCGTTGCAGATGCCTATTTTAATATTTATCAGATCCAATTAAAAAGCGGAAATCAGGATCAGGCCAACGTCTACAGAACAAAACTTATTACTGATTTTCCAGATTCCAAATATCAGAAAATCTTGTCTCAGTCGGATTATGCAGTGCGGCTTGAAAATATGTATAAGGAGCAGGACTCAATTTACAGTCTGACGTATAAAGCTTTCAACCAGAGCGATTACAAAACAGTGTACAAGCAGGTTGCTTATGCTAAACAAAATTTCCCATTGTCTACTTTAATGCCTAAATTCTTATTTTTAAATGCATTGAGTATAGGGAAAAGCGACAAGGAAGAAAACTTCCGAACAGCGCTGAATGATTTGCTAAAGAGCTACCCCGAAAGCGATGTAAGTGCAATGGCAAAAGATATTTTGGCGTTGATGCGACAGGGCAAAGAGGCTATACAGGGAACTTCGGGCGGCTCATTATTGACCAGAAGGGAAGAGAAGTCTGTTCGACTTGAGGACAATAAAGAATCCAATCAGCAGTTTACTGCTGAAAAAGATGGCAGACACAGGGTGCTGTTTATCAGTCAGGTGAAAGATGGGGTTATCAATAAATTATTGTACAACATTGCTTCGTTCAACTTTTCAAGGTTTATGATTAAAGATTTTGATTTAGTGGTCAGTAAGCTTGATTCTACCCGGAATGTGTTGGCTGTAACTAATTTTGAATCGTATGATGAGGCTGTCTGGTACCTGAACTCAGTTTCTACTGATGCTTCATTAATGAATTTGCTTGACCAATATAAAGTACAAAAAGTAATCATATCGGATAAAAACTTTGCGCTAGTCAAAACAACGGTTAATTTGGATGATTATCTTTTGTTTCATGGCAAAATACCAGAAAACAAACAGGGTACTAGGGTTGTTTTAAACACTCCTCCTGTAATAGAAGAAAAAGTAATTGCAAATGATAATTCGACGAAACCAGTTGAGAAAAAGGTAGAGCCTACGGTTGGTAAAACTGTTCAGAAGCCAGAAGAAAAGCGGGAAACAAAACTTTCGGAGAAACCTGTAGAAAATTTATCGGTAGCAAAAGCCGCTGATAAGCCAATAGAGAAACCGGTTCAGCCGCAGGTAAGTGCAACTAAAACTCAGACGGTATCAAAACCCGATATGACGGTACAAAAGGTTGAAGTTATCGAGAAAGAAACTCCTGCTGTGATTCCTGCTAAACCAAAGCAGGAAACTGTAGTCCCATTGTTCAAAGGTTTGTTTGCTTATCGCGCTAATGAGCCTCATTTTGTTGCAATTTTTATTGTTTCTGGCTCGATTGATTTTGCTAAGACTAAGTCTGCTTTTGATGAATACAATGCGAAAAATTATGGTATAATGAATCTGAAAGTATCGCTGGAAAATATGAATAATCAAAAGATGGTTCTTGTTGGACCTTTGAACGATGCTCAGATAGCAAAATCATATTTACTGCGAATGGTAAAGGAAAAGACATTGTATGAAGGACTTAAAGCTGCGAATTACAGAAACATTATTAGTACACAGGAGAATTTGAATACGATTGTTCAAAAAAATCAATTGAAGACGTATTTTGAATTTATGCAAGAGTATTATTTAAAATAA
- a CDS encoding glutamate-5-semialdehyde dehydrogenase has product MDTSTIQTDWKKAAVLASRALNLVTDETINQVLLSLADEAVAQSDIILAENAKDLAKMDKANPMFDRLSLSKERIAGIAADIRNVASLSSPLGKLLSETERPNGMKISKVTVPFGVVGIIYEARPNVSFDVFSLCLKSGNVCVLKGGTDAHNSNVAIVQVIKSVLAKFGLDENIVTLLPAGREATAELMNAVGFVDVIIPRGGKGLIDFVRDNSRIPVIETGAGICHTYFDEFGDVTKGQEIIFNAKTRRVSVCNSLDCLIINEKRLVDLPKLCEKLATKNVIIYADVKAFTFLNGKYPKELLEHAGEEHFDIEFLDYKMSVKTVESIQNAVDHIATFGSKHSECIVSENEQNIAYFEKVVDAACIYTNVSTAFTDGAQFGMGAEIGISTQKLHARGPMALPELCSYKWIVKGNGQTRN; this is encoded by the coding sequence ATGGATACTTCAACTATACAAACTGATTGGAAAAAAGCAGCCGTACTGGCTTCTCGAGCCTTGAATCTGGTGACCGATGAAACCATAAATCAGGTATTGCTGTCGCTGGCTGATGAGGCAGTTGCCCAATCGGATATAATTTTGGCAGAAAACGCCAAAGACTTAGCGAAGATGGATAAAGCAAATCCGATGTTCGATCGCTTGTCATTGAGCAAAGAAAGAATAGCCGGTATAGCCGCTGATATTCGTAATGTTGCTTCATTGTCATCGCCACTCGGGAAACTACTGTCTGAAACAGAACGACCTAACGGGATGAAAATATCTAAGGTCACGGTTCCTTTTGGTGTGGTGGGAATTATTTATGAAGCCAGACCCAATGTGAGTTTCGATGTTTTTTCGCTTTGCCTGAAATCTGGAAATGTATGTGTTCTGAAAGGAGGAACTGACGCTCACAACTCGAATGTAGCTATCGTGCAGGTTATTAAGTCTGTTTTGGCGAAATTTGGTTTGGATGAAAATATAGTGACACTCTTGCCTGCCGGTAGAGAAGCTACTGCTGAGCTAATGAATGCTGTGGGATTTGTTGATGTTATTATACCCCGCGGTGGAAAAGGTTTGATCGATTTTGTTCGGGACAATTCACGCATTCCTGTGATCGAAACCGGTGCCGGAATTTGCCATACTTATTTTGATGAATTTGGTGATGTTACAAAAGGGCAGGAGATTATCTTTAATGCCAAAACGCGAAGGGTAAGTGTTTGCAATTCGTTGGATTGCCTGATAATAAACGAGAAAAGGTTGGTGGATTTACCCAAGCTGTGCGAAAAACTGGCAACAAAGAATGTGATAATTTATGCGGATGTAAAAGCATTTACGTTTTTAAATGGAAAATATCCAAAAGAATTGCTGGAGCATGCGGGAGAAGAGCATTTTGATATAGAATTTCTCGATTACAAAATGTCCGTAAAGACTGTAGAATCTATTCAGAATGCAGTCGATCATATTGCTACGTTCGGTTCTAAACACAGTGAATGCATAGTAAGTGAAAACGAACAGAACATTGCTTACTTTGAAAAAGTGGTGGATGCCGCGTGTATTTATACGAATGTTTCGACCGCTTTTACCGATGGAGCTCAGTTTGGAATGGGTGCGGAAATAGGAATAAGTACTCAAAAGCTGCATGCCCGAGGACCAATGGCGCTGCCAGAACTGTGTTCGTACAAATGGATAGTAAAAGGTAACGGGCAGACAAGAAATTGA
- a CDS encoding M28 family peptidase encodes MKKLIFLFLSIALLLSCTQTTKSAQNSDKAISIPAFSADSAYAYTKRQVDFGARVPNTKAHEECAQYLLRELKRHGAEVVEQKANLTAFDGTILKSTNIIGSVNPKATTRILLLSHWDSRPWADNDPKPENRKKPVMAANDGASGVGVLLEIVRVISKTQPTVGVDVVFIDSEDYGQPENVSGEGSEDSWCLGTQYWAKNPHVSGYTARYGILLDMVGAPGATFYREQSSDYYASSVVSAVWSQAKDLGFGQYFRDEKGGAITDDHIYVNKILGIPTIDIIHFDPHTASGFGSYWHTTHDTMDNVDKSTLNAVGTTLMHVIYKEK; translated from the coding sequence ATGAAAAAATTAATATTTCTTTTTCTTTCGATAGCTTTGTTGCTGTCGTGTACTCAAACAACCAAGAGTGCTCAAAATAGCGATAAAGCTATCAGCATTCCTGCATTTTCTGCAGATTCTGCATACGCATATACTAAAAGACAGGTCGATTTTGGTGCGCGTGTTCCCAATACAAAAGCCCACGAGGAATGTGCTCAATATCTGTTGCGTGAATTAAAAAGGCATGGTGCTGAGGTCGTGGAGCAAAAGGCAAACTTAACAGCTTTTGATGGCACTATTTTAAAATCTACTAATATAATAGGGTCTGTAAACCCCAAAGCAACCACGCGTATTTTATTACTGTCTCACTGGGATTCTCGTCCATGGGCAGATAATGATCCAAAACCGGAAAACCGTAAAAAACCTGTAATGGCAGCTAACGATGGAGCCAGTGGAGTCGGTGTTTTGCTCGAAATAGTCAGAGTAATCAGTAAGACTCAACCAACTGTTGGGGTTGATGTAGTTTTTATAGATTCTGAAGATTACGGTCAGCCGGAAAATGTTTCGGGAGAAGGAAGTGAAGATTCTTGGTGTTTAGGAACTCAATATTGGGCTAAAAATCCTCATGTATCAGGTTATACAGCCAGATATGGTATCTTGCTGGATATGGTTGGAGCTCCCGGAGCTACATTTTACAGAGAGCAATCGTCAGATTATTACGCAAGTTCTGTAGTAAGCGCAGTGTGGTCGCAGGCGAAAGATCTTGGTTTTGGTCAGTATTTCAGAGATGAAAAGGGTGGGGCTATAACTGACGATCATATTTATGTAAATAAAATATTGGGAATTCCCACGATAGATATAATTCATTTTGATCCGCACACTGCAAGCGGTTTCGGAAGTTACTGGCATACAACGCATGACACTATGGACAATGTAGATAAAAGCACACTTAACGCGGTAGGTACTACACTTATGCATGTTATTTACAAAGAAAAATAA
- a CDS encoding bifunctional response regulator/alkaline phosphatase family protein, with translation MIMRKDRILWADDEMDLLRPYILFLEEKGYEVVTATNGKDAVELCQKETYDIIFLDENMPGLSGLETLALIKEIDPDVPMVMITKSEEENIMNMAIGSKIADYLTKPVNPSQILLTLKKNIHQKEIVTEHTTSSYQSQFGRIGMQINDSLTYEDWVEVYKKLVYWELELAETNNGMDEMLKMQKTEANSTFTKFVRRNYEYWFEHPERRPLMSPDLFKTKVFPLLDNGEKVFFVLVDNFRYDQWKVIRELLSEFYQFNEEELYCSMLPTATQYARNAIFSGLFPLQIQQLYPQLWVEEEDDEGKNMNENELLQTLFQRYRKNYTFSYHKINDSNSCERLIDQLPRIDGNQLNVCVLNFIDMLSHARTESKMMRELANDVEAYRSLTLSWFKHSATYELFKAIAKRGYKVIFTTDHGTIQVDNAIKVIGDKNTNVNLRYKVGKNLSYNKKEVFELLQPSKVGLPSPNVSSAYIFAYNSNFFAYPNNYNHYVGYYKDTFQHGGISMEEMLIPFVFMQPK, from the coding sequence CTGATTATGAGAAAAGACCGCATACTTTGGGCTGATGATGAAATGGACTTGTTAAGACCATACATTCTTTTTTTGGAAGAAAAAGGATACGAGGTGGTTACAGCTACCAATGGAAAAGACGCTGTTGAGCTTTGTCAGAAAGAAACTTACGATATTATTTTCTTAGACGAAAATATGCCGGGTCTGAGTGGACTCGAAACTTTAGCCCTGATAAAGGAGATTGATCCGGATGTGCCGATGGTAATGATTACCAAAAGCGAAGAAGAGAATATTATGAATATGGCAATCGGCAGTAAAATAGCTGATTACCTAACCAAGCCGGTAAATCCAAGTCAGATTTTGCTGACGTTGAAAAAGAATATTCATCAAAAGGAAATTGTTACGGAACATACTACTTCGTCCTATCAATCGCAGTTTGGACGTATTGGAATGCAAATAAATGATTCGCTAACCTACGAAGACTGGGTAGAGGTTTATAAGAAATTGGTATATTGGGAACTGGAGCTGGCTGAAACAAACAACGGCATGGATGAGATGCTTAAAATGCAAAAAACAGAAGCCAATAGTACATTTACGAAGTTTGTCAGACGAAATTATGAGTATTGGTTTGAACATCCGGAAAGAAGACCTTTGATGAGTCCGGATTTATTCAAAACCAAAGTTTTTCCATTGCTCGATAACGGAGAAAAAGTGTTCTTTGTGTTGGTAGATAATTTCCGTTACGACCAGTGGAAAGTGATTCGGGAGTTGCTCAGTGAATTTTACCAATTCAACGAAGAAGAGCTGTATTGCAGTATGCTTCCTACAGCAACTCAATACGCCAGAAATGCGATTTTTTCCGGACTTTTTCCTTTGCAGATTCAACAACTTTACCCTCAATTATGGGTAGAAGAAGAGGATGATGAGGGTAAAAATATGAATGAAAATGAGTTGTTACAGACTCTTTTTCAGCGTTATAGAAAAAACTACACATTCTCATATCACAAAATCAATGATTCAAACTCGTGCGAACGATTAATAGATCAGTTGCCTCGAATTGATGGGAATCAATTGAATGTGTGCGTTTTGAATTTCATTGATATGCTTTCGCATGCCCGTACCGAGTCGAAAATGATGCGTGAACTGGCCAATGATGTAGAAGCATATCGCTCACTCACGCTTTCGTGGTTTAAACATTCGGCGACCTATGAATTATTTAAAGCAATAGCCAAACGGGGTTATAAGGTTATTTTTACTACTGACCACGGTACCATTCAGGTAGACAATGCAATAAAAGTGATAGGTGATAAAAATACCAATGTAAACCTGCGTTATAAGGTGGGTAAAAACTTAAGTTACAACAAGAAAGAAGTATTTGAACTGCTTCAACCAAGCAAAGTGGGATTGCCCAGCCCTAATGTGAGTTCGGCCTATATCTTTGCTTATAATAGTAACTTTTTTGCCTACCCGAATAATTACAATCATTATGTAGGGTATTATAAAGACACATTCCAGCACGGTGGAATTTCGATGGAAGAGATGCTGATACCATTTGTGTTTATGCAACCTAAGTAA
- the proB gene encoding glutamate 5-kinase — MSHRFKKIAVKIGSNVLTRVDGTLDITRMSALVDQISQLHKKGVEIVMVSSGAVASGRSVMGISKKMDVVDQRQLFSAVGQAKLINHYYDLFREHGITVGQVLTTKENFGSRRHYLNQRNCMRIMLDNKVIPIVNENDAVSVSELMFTDNDELSGLIASMMDMEALIILSNIDGIFNGSPSNPESKVIRQIEKGQDVADFIQSTKSTFGRGGMLTKTTIARKIADEGIDVIIANGKRDGILLQLLDKKQDVVCTRFVASPAEVSSVKKWIAHSEGFAKGEIHVNENAAKALTGDKAVSLLPIGATEIVGDFEKDDIIRIIDPQGVLLGVGKVQYNSLRSRELLGKKNQKPLVHCDYLYLE, encoded by the coding sequence ATGAGTCATAGATTCAAAAAAATAGCAGTAAAAATAGGAAGTAATGTATTGACCCGTGTTGATGGCACATTGGATATTACCCGCATGTCTGCTTTGGTTGATCAAATTTCGCAGCTACATAAAAAAGGTGTTGAAATAGTGATGGTTTCTTCGGGCGCAGTAGCTTCGGGGCGCAGTGTGATGGGGATAAGCAAGAAAATGGATGTGGTAGATCAACGTCAGTTGTTTTCGGCTGTAGGACAAGCAAAACTAATAAACCATTACTATGATTTATTTCGCGAGCATGGTATAACAGTCGGGCAGGTTTTGACTACAAAAGAGAATTTCGGGAGTCGCCGCCATTATCTGAACCAGCGCAATTGTATGCGAATAATGCTCGACAACAAAGTTATCCCGATTGTAAACGAAAATGATGCAGTGTCTGTATCTGAGTTGATGTTTACAGACAATGATGAACTTTCAGGTTTAATTGCTTCGATGATGGATATGGAAGCTTTGATTATCCTAAGTAATATTGATGGAATTTTTAATGGTTCACCTTCGAATCCGGAGTCCAAAGTTATACGTCAGATAGAAAAAGGGCAGGATGTAGCAGACTTTATTCAAAGTACAAAATCTACTTTTGGGCGTGGAGGTATGTTGACTAAAACTACAATAGCCCGCAAAATAGCCGATGAAGGAATTGATGTAATTATAGCCAATGGCAAACGAGACGGAATTTTATTGCAGTTGCTGGATAAAAAACAGGATGTAGTTTGTACACGCTTTGTTGCTTCTCCCGCCGAGGTGTCGAGTGTAAAAAAGTGGATTGCCCACAGCGAAGGTTTTGCCAAGGGTGAAATTCATGTAAATGAAAATGCAGCCAAAGCTTTAACCGGCGATAAAGCGGTGAGCCTTTTACCTATTGGAGCCACTGAAATAGTCGGTGATTTTGAAAAAGATGATATTATCAGGATTATTGATCCGCAGGGAGTTTTGCTAGGAGTAGGCAAGGTGCAGTATAATAGTTTGCGCTCGAGGGAGCTTCTTGGAAAGAAAAATCAAAAACCGCTTGTTCATTGCGATTATTTATATTTGGAATAG
- a CDS encoding electron transfer flavoprotein subunit beta/FixA family protein, which produces MSFNIVVLAKQVPDTRNVGKDAMKADGTVNRAALPAIYNPEDLNALEQALRLKSKIEGATVHILTMGPARAAEIIRESMYRGADGGYLLSGREFAGSDTLATSYALACAIRKIGKVDLIVCGRQAIDGDTAQVGPQVAEKLGLPQITYAEEILDLSNNKITVKRRLERGVEVVKGSLPMLVTVNGSAANCRPRHAKLTLKYKHAATPSEKQEAGSDYTDLYDSHPYLNITEWGVNDIEHDIQWLGLTGSPTKVKQIENVVFTAKESKRLTAADTEIEDLMKELIANHTIG; this is translated from the coding sequence ATGAGTTTTAACATTGTTGTTCTTGCTAAGCAAGTACCCGACACACGCAACGTAGGGAAAGACGCCATGAAAGCGGATGGTACGGTGAATCGTGCTGCTTTGCCGGCTATCTACAATCCTGAAGATTTAAATGCGCTGGAACAAGCTCTACGCTTGAAGAGTAAAATTGAAGGTGCTACAGTTCATATCCTTACCATGGGGCCGGCCCGTGCTGCAGAAATTATTCGTGAAAGCATGTACCGTGGTGCAGATGGAGGATATTTATTAAGTGGTCGTGAATTTGCCGGTTCAGATACTTTAGCAACTTCTTATGCATTGGCTTGTGCTATTCGCAAAATAGGAAAAGTTGATTTAATTGTTTGCGGTCGTCAGGCTATCGATGGTGACACTGCTCAGGTTGGACCACAAGTTGCAGAAAAGCTGGGTTTACCTCAAATTACCTATGCAGAAGAAATTCTCGATCTATCAAATAATAAAATTACCGTAAAACGTCGTTTGGAACGTGGAGTAGAGGTAGTAAAAGGTTCTTTGCCAATGCTGGTAACCGTAAACGGGTCTGCGGCTAACTGTCGTCCTCGCCACGCTAAACTCACTCTCAAATACAAACATGCTGCAACCCCTTCTGAAAAACAAGAAGCCGGTTCTGATTATACCGATTTGTATGACTCACATCCATACCTGAATATCACTGAATGGGGTGTGAACGACATTGAGCACGATATTCAATGGCTAGGACTTACTGGTTCGCCAACCAAAGTAAAACAAATCGAAAATGTAGTATTTACAGCAAAAGAAAGCAAACGCCTGACTGCTGCCGATACCGAAATAGAAGATTTGATGAAAGAATTAATTGCTAACCATACGATAGGATAA